One genomic window of Onychostoma macrolepis isolate SWU-2019 chromosome 25, ASM1243209v1, whole genome shotgun sequence includes the following:
- the gdpgp1 gene encoding GDP-D-glucose phosphorylase 1, whose translation MVDCTVFTYTNEDFISDVCCGQQTRSRFDIALRSGWTEKRNAGLFRYHLDDLETRILPGPCAYIAQLNIMRGTERRKPQEILSVRQNFDPKQFNFNKINPKELLFELQKECESSCEARCHQKGSKRKCKVIINVSPLEFGHCLLVPEPDRCHPQILTSLAVQMGIESVLLSADPGFRVGFNSLGGFASVNHLHLHGYYLNHQLRIETSPAEPILPKKNVYRLLDFPGGFLFYTQGSNLDLTVNAVCSLTDILVDRNIAHNLFITRGCPPRRELDPSVSRNGVRVIIWPRLSCFGAKEESAFNVALCELAGHLPFKNREDYETVTEDGVKDIVRKYLLPQEKFSELQKHVMKCL comes from the coding sequence aTGGTTGATTGTACCGTTTTCACCTACACTAACGAGGACTTTATAAGCGATGTTTGTTGTGGACAGCAGACCAGGTCGAGGTTTGACATCGCTCTGCGGTCCGGATGGACAGAGAAGAGAAACGCCGGTCTGTTCCGGTATCATCTGGACGATCTGGAGACGCGGATCCTCCCCGGTCCGTGTGCCTACATCGCTCAGCTGAACATCATGAGGGGCACCGAGAGACGAAAACCTCAGGAGATCCTGAGCGTCCGGCAGAACTTTGACCCGAAGCAGTTCAATTTCAACAAGATCAACCCAAAAGAGctgctgtttgagctacagaaaGAGTGCGAAAGCTCGTGTGAAGCTAGATGCCATCAAAAGGGGTCAAAAAGGAAGTGCAAAGTCATTATAAACGTAAGTCCGTTGGAATTCGGTCACTGTCTGCTCGTGCCAGAACCGGACAGGTGTCACCCACAGATACTGACATCTCTGGCGGTCCAGATGGGGATAGAATCGGTTCTGCTGAGCGCTGATCCAGGATTCAGAGTCGGTTTTAACAGCCTGGGTGGTTTTGCTTCAGTCAACCATCTCCATCTTCACGGCTACTACCTAAACCACCAACTGAGGATTGAAACCTCCCCAGCAGAACCGATCCTgcctaaaaaaaatgtgtatcgCCTTCTGGATTTCCCAGGAGGCTTTCTGTTCTACACCCAGGGTTCAAACCTGGATCTGACAGTCAATGCAGTTTGTAGTCTCACTGATATTCTGGTTGATAGGAACATCGCACACAACCTTTTCATCACCCGAGGTTGCCCTCCACGGAGGGAGCTTGACCCGTCTGTGTCCCGGAATGGGGTGAGGGTTATCATATGGCCCCGGCTGTCCTGTTTTGGGGCCAAAGAAGAGTCAGCCTTCAACGTTGCCCTGTGTGAGCTCGCCGGACATCTTCCTTTCAAAAACAGAGAAGACTATGAGACAGTCACTGAGGACGGAGTCAAAGACATCGTCCGGAAATATCTGCTGCCCCAAGAAAAGTTCAGTGAATTGCAAAAGCATGTCAtgaaatgtttataa